CGCCGTCAGGACCGCGACGACGTGATCGAGGACGACCAGCTGGCCGGTGCTCACGCCGCGACGGGCGGCTGCTGGGTGGCCGCCGGGCGGCGCGCCTCGGCGAGCACGCGGGCGCTCAGACCCAGGATCGCCAGCCCGTTCAGGGCGTGCAGCCCGAACACCAGCGTGCCGGCGGTCGACGACGTGTCGCCGGAGTCGTTCAGCGCGTCCGCGAGCACCCGGATGAGGCTCTGCAGCAGCACCAGGCCGGCGATCCCGGCGGTCATGCCGATCAGCCGCCCGCCGACCTTGGCCACCGCCGCCATGATCGTAGCCAGCACCGCGAGCAGCAGGATCACCGTGCCGAGGATGGCGTGGGCGTCGAACGCCTCGTCGTTGGGCGCGGTGTCGAACGCGCCGACCGCCGCCAGATAGAACTGCACCACGACCGCCGCGAGCACCAGCACCGCGAAGCCGAGGAAGACCTTCCGCATGATCGCTCCCTCCGGGCCGGCGACGTCGCCGGACCTCGGGAGCGATCATTCGCCCGTGCGGGGGTGCGGGTCGTCCGCTCCGGAACGGCACCGACTACGCAGATCTGCGTACTCCGGCCGCCGCCGGCTACGCCCGCCGGCGTACGCGGGTCAGGACGCCGCGAGCCGCGCCTTCTCGGCCTCGACGTCGAAATCGGCCGGTGGCCAGCCCAGATCCAGCGCCTGCAGGTGCTCGATGAGCAACTGCGTGACCGCCAGGTTGCGGTACCACTTGCGGTCGGCCGGGACGACGTGCCAGGGCGCGGCGCCGGTGTTGCAGCGCTCGAGCGCGAGTTCGTAGGCCTGCTGGAAGTCGGGCCAGAGCTTGCGGTCGTCGATGTCGCCGGGGTTGTACTTCCAGTACTTCGCCGGGTTCTCCAGCCGCTCGGCCAGCCGGTCGCGCTGCTCGCCGGCGGAGATGTGCAGCATGACCTTGACGACGACGCAGCCGGACGCGGCCAGCTCGCCCTCGAAGTCGTTGATGGCGTCGTAGCGCGACTCGACGACGGCCGGGCGGGCCAGCTTGCGCACCCGCGCGGCCAGCACGTCCTCGTAGTGGCTGCGATCGAACACGCCGACCTGGCCGGCGTCGGGCAGCGCCTGGCGGATGCGCCAGAGGAAGCCGCGGCGCCGCTCGTCGGGCGTCGGCGCCTTGAACGCCCGGATGCTGACGCCCTGCGGGTCCATCAGCCCGACGGCGTGGCGCATGGTGCCGCCCTTGCCGGAGGTGTCCATGCCCTGCAGGACCAGCAGCAGCCGCTCCACGCCGCCGCTGCGGCCGGCCGCGAACAGCCGTTCCTGCAGGTCGGAGATGACCGGGCCGAGCTCTTGCAGCGCCGCCTGGCCGTCGGCCTTCCTGCCGTCGAAGCCCGGCGTGGCGCGGGGGTCGAGCGCCGAGAGGTCGACCGGCCCGGACGGGAGACGAAGGAGCGACGACCACGTCGGCTGAGTCATCGATTCAGCGTAACGGAGGGGGTCAGGGCGGGGGCCGCTACACTTGACGATTCGGTCCGGTTGGACCGAACGGCTTCGGAAAGGGAACGACATCGACGCCGAGAAGCACGACGCGGCCATCCGGCCGGCGGCCGGTCACGACGACGCCGTCGACGAGGAACAGCCGTACATCACCCACCTGTACGACCGGCTCGACGAGCTGAAGAAGCGGCTCACGGCGCGGCTGGCCACGCTGTACCGCGAGCACGGCGGCACGCACGCGTCGGTGTGGGACCGCGAGGCGTTCGTCGCCCGCGACGTCGAGCGGCTGGAGCGGCTGGGGTCGGTCGACCGCGGGCTGTGCTTCGGCCGGCTCGACTTCCGCGACGGGCAGACGAGCTACATCGGCCGCATGGGGCTGACCGACGACGACTACGACCAGCTGCTGGTCGACTGGCGGGCGCCCGCGGCCGAGCCGTTCTACCGGGCCACGGCCGCCGACCCGGGCGAGCTGGTCCGGCGGCGGCACATCCAGACCAGGCTGCGCCGGGTGCTCGCCGTCGACGACGAGGTGTTCGACCTCGCGGCGATGCCGTCCGGCGGCCAGGGCACGCTGCGCGGTGAGGCGGCGCTGCTGGCAGCGCTGACGGAGCACCGCACCGGCCGCATGTCCGACATCGTCGCGACCATCCAGGCCGAGCAGGACCGCATCATCCGGTCGCCGCTGGGCGGCGTGCTGGTCGTGCAGGGCGGGCCGGGCACCGGCAAGACGGTCGCGGCGCTGCACCGCGCGGCGTACCTGCTCTACACCCACCGCGACCGCCTGGGCTCCAGCGGCGTGCTGGTGGTCGGGCCGAACCGCACGTTCCTGCACTACATCGACCAGGTCCTTCCGTCGCTGGGTGAGACCGGCGTCGTGCTGGCGACGGTCGGCGAGCTGGTGCCCGGCGTCGAGGCCGGCGGCGACGACCCCGCCGACGTCGCCGTCGTCAAGGGCGACCCCCGCATGGCCACCGTCGTCGCCGTCGCCGTCCGCGACCGGCAGCGGCTGCTGCCCGGGCCGGTCGAGCTGAAGGTCGACCGCGTCGAGCTGACACTGGCGCCGTCGGCGGTCCGGGCGGCCCGCACCCGCGCCCGCCGCGCCCGCAAGCCGCACAACGTCGCCCGCCGGGTGTTCGTCCGCGAACTGCTGCACCACCTCGCCGACGAGCAGGCCCGGGTGCTGGGCGAGTCGCTGGACGACGACGACCTCGCCGAGATCCGCGCCGACCTCGCCGCCGAGCCCGCCGTCGCCGCCGTCATCGACGAGCTGTGGCCGGCGCTGACGCCCGAGCGCCTGCTGGGCGAGCTGTTCGCGTCGCCGTCGCTGCTGGCCTCGGCCGGCGCCGACCTGACGGCGGCCGAGCGGGCGCTGCTGGCGCGCGAGCCCGACCTGCCGTGGACGACGTCCGACGTGCCGCTGCTGGACGAGGCCGCGGAGCTGCTCGGCGAACTGGACGACCCCGACGAGGCGGCCCGGCTGGCCCGGCAGCGCGAGGAGGCCGAGATCCAGTACGCCCGCGAGCTGCTGGACGAGCTGGAGCTGGAGATCCCGGTCGACCCGTCGCTGGTGGCGCAGCGGTACCGAGGGGCCGAGACCCGGCGCAGCGTCGCCGAACGGGCCGGGCTCGACCGCACGTGGGCGTTCGGGCACGTCATCGTCGACGAGGCGCAGGAGCTGTCGCCCATGGCGTGGCGCATGGTCATGCGCCGGGCGCCGGGCCGCTCGATGACCGTCGTCGGCGACATCGCGCAGACGGGGGCCGCGGCGGGCGCGCGGTCGTGGGCCGACGTGCTCGAGCCGCACGTGCCGGGCCGGTGGCGGCAGGAGACCCTGAGCGTCAACTACCGCACGCCGAGCGAGGTCATGGACCTCGCGGCCCGCGTGCTGCACACCATCGACCCCGCGCTCGAGCCACCCGCGTCGGTGCGCTCGACCGGCGAGCAGCCGCGCACGGTGCCGGTCTGGTCGTCGCTGGACCTCGTCGAGTCGCTGGTCACCGAAGTGTCGGCCGAGCTGGCCGCCGTCGGCTCCGGGCGACTGGCGGTGCTGGCGCCGGCGGCGCTGCTCGACGACGTGCACGGCGGGCTGGCCGCGGCGCTGCCGGTGCCGGTCTCGCGGGCGTCGACGGCCGACGCGCTGGACGCGCCGGTGGCGGTGCTGACGGCCGGCCAGGCCAAGGGCCTCGAGTTCGACACCGTCGTGGTGGTCGAACCGGCCGAACTACTGGCCGAGTCCGTCCGCGGCGCCACCGACCTCTACGTCGCCGTCACCCGGCCCACCCAGCGCCTGGTGCTGCTGCACGCCGAGCCGCTGCCGCCGATGCTCGCCTGAGCCCGCTCGGTGCTCCGCCCGGATCGATGGTTGGCGGTTTGGTGGCGCCCTGGCACCACCAAACCGCCAACCATTCGCCGGTAGCAGGCGTCAGACCGGCGCGGCCTTGCGCAGCTGCTCCATGAACGCACCGAACCACTGCGGGTGGTCCGGCCACGCACGGCCGGTGACGAGGTTGCCGTCGACCACGCCGGCGCCGTCGACGAAGGTGCCGCCGGCGGTCTCGACGTCGACGGCGAGGGCCGGGTAGGCCGACGAGCGCCGTCCGGACAGGGTCTGAGCGGCCGCCAGCAGCAGCGGGCCGTGGCACAGGGCCGCCGTCGGCAGGCCGCCGTCCATGAAGTGCTTGACGATGCGCTGGGCGTCGGGGTCGTTGCGGATGTACTCGGGCGCCCGCCCGCCGGGGACGACCACGGCGACGTAGGCGGACGGATCGACGTCGGCGAACGCGACGTCGGCGGGCCAGCTGTGGCCGGGCTTCTCGGTGTACGTGTCGAACCCGTCGACGAAGTCGTGCACGACGAACTGCAGCTTCTTCACCGACGGCGCCGCGACGTCGACCTCGTAGCCCTCTTCGAGCAGCCGCTGGTAGGGGTAGAAGAACTCCAGATCCTCGGCCGCGTCACCGGTCAGGATGAGCACCTTGGGCATGGGCCGGACCTCCTCGTCGCGCTACGGACTGGGCACCTCGCCAGTCTCCACCCGCGCCGTCCGTCACCGCCAGGGCGGCCGGTGCGACGTGAGCGTGGCGGCGCCGTCGCGGCCCAGCACCGTCAGCCGGGACACCGCGCGGAAGTACTTCTTCCGGTAGCCGCCGGCCAGCAGCTCCGGCGTGAACAGGCGGTCCAGCGGCACGCCGCCGGCGACGACGGGCAGGTCACGGTCGTAGAGCCGGTCGGCCAGCACCACCAGCCGCAGCGCCGCCGACTGGTCGTCGACGGTGCGCACGCCGCGCAGATGCACCCGCCGCACGCCGTCGAGCAGTGGTCCGTACCTGGACGGGTGGACGGTGGCCAGGTGCCCGGCCAGCGCGTCGAAGTCGTCGAGGGTGACGCCCTCCCCCGTCGCGCTGGCGGCGACCAGGTCGTCGGGCACCGGCTCGGGCGCCGACGGCAGCCCGCGGTGGCGGTAGTCGTCGCCGTCGACCCGCACGACGGCGAACCGGGCGGCCAGCGCCTGGATCTCGCGCAGGAAGTCGGCCGCCGCGAACCGGCCCTCGCCGAGCTGGCCGGGCAGCGTGTTGCTGGTCGCGGCCACCCGGACGCCGCGCTCGGACAGCCGGCCGAGCAGCGTCGACACCAGCACGGTGTCGCCGGGATCGTCCAGCTCGAACTCGTCGACGCAGACCAGCCGGTGCGCGGACAGCGCCTCGACGGTCGCGGCGAAGCCGAGCGCGCCGGCGAGGTTGGTCAGCTCGACGAACGTGCAGAACAGCTTGCGCTCCGGCGGCACCGGCGCCGCGTGCCACAGCGACGCCAGCAGGTGCGTCTTGCCGACGCCGAAGCCGCCGTCGAGGTACAGCCCGCCGCCCTCGGGCGCGGCGGCGCGGCGGAACCACCCGCGGCGCCGTCCGCCGTCGCCCAGGGCCGCGGCGAAGGCCCGCGCCGCCGCGACCGCCTCGGCCTGGCTGGGGACGGCGGGGTCGGCGCGGTAGCCGTCGAATCCGACGTGACGGAACCGCGGCGGTGGCACCATGTCCGTGACGAGCCGATCCGCCGGCACGTCCGGACGACGGTCGGCGAGACGGTCCGGCATGGCAGCAATCGTAAGGTTCTCACCGTGCAGCAGCTCTATCCGCCCGGCGGCGCCGCCGACCTCGACGCCGCGTACGCCTACCCGCCGCTGTCCGGCGGCGTCACCTGGCTGCGGGCGAACATGGTGACCAGCCTCGACGGCGCCGCGCAGGGCCCCGACGGACGGTCGGCGACGGTGTCCAGCCCGCCCGACCGCGTCGTGCTGGCGCTGCTGCGGCGGCTGGCCGACGTCGTCCTGGCCGGAGCCGGCACCGTCCGCGCGGAGCACTACGGCCCGGTCGACCGGCCCATCGCGGTCGCCAGCCGCACCCTCGACCTCGACCCGTCGGCGCCGCTGTTCGCCGCGGCCGAGCACCGGACCATCGTGCTGACCTGCGCGTCCGCGCCGCCCGACCGGCTCGCGGCGCTCCGCGAGGTCGCCGACGTCGTCGTCGCGGGCGAGGCGTCGCTGGACGTCCCCGCCGCCGTGCGGGCGCTGGCCGAGCGCGGCCTCACCCGCATCCTGTGCGAGGGCGGGCCGCACCTGCTGGCCGCCATCGTCGCGGCCGGCGCGCTGGACGAGCTCTGCTACACGCTGACGCCGTCGATGGTCGGCGGGCGGTCGCACCGCCTGCTCGAGGCGCCGTCGTCGCTGCACAGCGACTGGTCGCTCGGGCACCTCATCGAGGACGACGGCACTCTGCTGATGCGCTGGGTGGCGCGCCGGTCCTGACCGTTGTCGGCCCGGTGGTACACACTGGGGCCATGCGACTCCCGGTCCTGCCGCCCGTGCCGCCGATGCTGGCCAAGCCCGTCAAGGGCATCCCCGACGGCGATCTCAGCTTCGAGCCCAAGTGGGACGGCTTCCGGTCCATCATCTTCCGCGACGGCGACGACGTCGAGATCGGCAGCCGCAACGAGAAGCCGATGACCAGGTACTTCCCCGAGCTGGTCGAAGCGGTGAAGGCCGAGTTCCCGCCGCGCGCCGTCGTCGACGGCGAGATCGTGCTGGTCGGCGAGTCCGGCGACCGCCTCGACTTCGAGATGCTGCAGCAGCGCATCCACCCCGCCGCCAGCCGCGTCAAGATGCTCTCCGAGACCGTGCCGGCCAAGTTCGTCGCGTTCGACCTCCTCGCCCTCGGCGACGACGACTACACCCAGCGGCCGTTCCGCGAGCGCCGCGCCGCCCTCGTCGAGGCGTTCGCCGCCGCGAAGGCGCCCATCCACGTCACCACCGCCACCACCGACAAGGCGCTGGCCGAGCAGTGGTTCCACCAGTTCGAAGGGGCCGGCCTCGACGGCGTCATCGCCAAGCCGCAGGACGGCGTCTACGAGCCCGACAAGCGGGTGATGTTCAAGATCAAGCACGAGCGCACCGCCGACTGCGTCGTCGCCGGCTACCGCGTGCACAAGAGCGGGCCCGACCGCATCGGCTCGCTGCTGCTCGGCCTCTACGGCGACGACGGCGTGCTGGCCAGCGTCGGCGTCATCGGGGCGTTCCCCATGAAGCGGCGCGAAGAGCTGTTCCAGGAGCTGCAGCCGCTGGTCACGTCGTTCGACGACCACCCGTGGTCGTGGGCGAAGCAGGAAGAGGGCACCCGCACCCCGCGCAACGCCGAGTACAGCCGGTGGAGCAACGGCAAGGACCTCTCGTTCGTCCCACTGCGCCCCGAGCGCGTCGTCGAGGTCCGCTACGACCACATGGAGGGCGTGCGGTTCCGGCACACCGCGCAGTTCGTCCGCTGGCGGCCCGACCGCGAACCCGAGTCGTGCACGTACGCGCAACTGGAGGAACCGGTCAAGTTCGACCTCGCGGACGTGCTGGGCTGATCCGCCGCCCTTGCGCGAGAATGGAACGCAGGCCGGTATGGTGTGCAACCCCGCCGGTGCCGACCCCTGGGAGGTCGCCATGTCGTACAACATCGTGGTGCTCGTCGAAGAGCCCGTTGCCGACTGGGACGCGCGTCAGATCGTGGCGCTGCACGCCGACACACCCGAACCCGTCCGCTACCACGTCCTGATCCCGGTCGAGGACGCCGCCAGCCGGGTCGAGTCGACCATCGGATCGCTCGCCGCCAGCGAGGTCATGGGCACCGCCGCCATGTACGTCGACGAAGCCGACCTCGAGCGCGTGCACGAGGAGATCCGGGCCGCCAGCAAGCGGTCGCTGGCGCAGTCGCTCGAGGCGTTCGCGAAGACCGGCGCGCAGGCCGGCGGCGAGGTGACCGCCACCGACCCGCTCGACCGCCTGTGCGCGCTGTCGCAGGAGTGCGGCGCGGCCGAGATCATCATCCTCACCCGCCCGCACGTCGTCGCCGAACTGTTCCACGTCGACTGGACCGCCCGCGCCCGCCGACGGCTCAAGGTGCCGGTGCTGCACCTGCTGGCGAAGGGCGAACCCGACTGGGAGTCCGAGGTCGAGGCCGAGCACGCGGCCGAACGCGACCGGCGCGCGGCCGAACGTCCGGCCGAGCGCCCCGCCGACAACGGCACCACCTCGGGGACGGCATGAGGGAAGCCATCGAGCTGGAGGTCGGCGACCGCAAGGTCCGGGTGTCCAGCCCCAGCAAGGTCTACTTCCCCGAGCGCGGCCTCACCAAGCTCGACGTCGTCCAGTACTTCCTCGCCGTCGGCGACGGCATCCTCGGCGCGCTGCGCGAGCGGCCCACCACGCTGGAGCGCTGGCCCGGCGGCGTCTTCGAGGGCGCGAAGCTGTCCACGCGGCAGGACAACCGCGGCGACGCGTTCTACCAGAAGCGCATCCCCAAGGGCGCCCCCGACTACGTCGAGACCGCCACCGTCGCGTTCCCCAGCGGCCGCACCGCCGACGAGGTGTGCCCCACCGAGCTGGCCGTCGTCGTGTGGGCGGCCAACCTCGGCACGCTGACGTTCCACCCGTGGCCGGTCCGCCGTCCCGACGCCGAGCACCCCGACCAGCTGCGCATCGACCTCGACCCGCAGCCCGGCACCGACTACGCCGACGCCGTGGTCGTCGCCCACGAGGCCCGGGCGCTGCTGCGCGAGCTCGGCCTGGACGCCTTCCCGAAGACGTCCGGCGGCCGCGGCATGCACCTGTACGTCCCCGTCCGGCCCGAGTGGGACTTCGTCCAGGCCCGCCGCGCCGTCATCGCGTTCGGGCGGGCCCTCGCGCGGCGGATGCCCGACCAGGTCACCGTCGACTGGTGGAAGGAGGAGCGGGGCGAGCGCATCTTCATCGACTTCAACCAGATGGCCCGCGACCGCACCATCGCCTCCGCCTACTCCGTGCGGCCCCGCCCGCGGGCCACCGTGTCGGCGCCGCTGTCCTGGGACGAGGTCGA
This Jiangella alba DNA region includes the following protein-coding sequences:
- a CDS encoding ATP-dependent DNA ligase: MRLPVLPPVPPMLAKPVKGIPDGDLSFEPKWDGFRSIIFRDGDDVEIGSRNEKPMTRYFPELVEAVKAEFPPRAVVDGEIVLVGESGDRLDFEMLQQRIHPAASRVKMLSETVPAKFVAFDLLALGDDDYTQRPFRERRAALVEAFAAAKAPIHVTTATTDKALAEQWFHQFEGAGLDGVIAKPQDGVYEPDKRVMFKIKHERTADCVVAGYRVHKSGPDRIGSLLLGLYGDDGVLASVGVIGAFPMKRREELFQELQPLVTSFDDHPWSWAKQEEGTRTPRNAEYSRWSNGKDLSFVPLRPERVVEVRYDHMEGVRFRHTAQFVRWRPDREPESCTYAQLEEPVKFDLADVLG
- a CDS encoding PPK2 family polyphosphate kinase encodes the protein MTQPTWSSLLRLPSGPVDLSALDPRATPGFDGRKADGQAALQELGPVISDLQERLFAAGRSGGVERLLLVLQGMDTSGKGGTMRHAVGLMDPQGVSIRAFKAPTPDERRRGFLWRIRQALPDAGQVGVFDRSHYEDVLAARVRKLARPAVVESRYDAINDFEGELAASGCVVVKVMLHISAGEQRDRLAERLENPAKYWKYNPGDIDDRKLWPDFQQAYELALERCNTGAAPWHVVPADRKWYRNLAVTQLLIEHLQALDLGWPPADFDVEAEKARLAAS
- a CDS encoding DJ-1/PfpI family protein; its protein translation is MPKVLILTGDAAEDLEFFYPYQRLLEEGYEVDVAAPSVKKLQFVVHDFVDGFDTYTEKPGHSWPADVAFADVDPSAYVAVVVPGGRAPEYIRNDPDAQRIVKHFMDGGLPTAALCHGPLLLAAAQTLSGRRSSAYPALAVDVETAGGTFVDGAGVVDGNLVTGRAWPDHPQWFGAFMEQLRKAAPV
- the zapE gene encoding cell division protein ZapE — its product is MPDRLADRRPDVPADRLVTDMVPPPRFRHVGFDGYRADPAVPSQAEAVAAARAFAAALGDGGRRRGWFRRAAAPEGGGLYLDGGFGVGKTHLLASLWHAAPVPPERKLFCTFVELTNLAGALGFAATVEALSAHRLVCVDEFELDDPGDTVLVSTLLGRLSERGVRVAATSNTLPGQLGEGRFAAADFLREIQALAARFAVVRVDGDDYRHRGLPSAPEPVPDDLVAASATGEGVTLDDFDALAGHLATVHPSRYGPLLDGVRRVHLRGVRTVDDQSAALRLVVLADRLYDRDLPVVAGGVPLDRLFTPELLAGGYRKKYFRAVSRLTVLGRDGAATLTSHRPPWR
- the ligD gene encoding non-homologous end-joining DNA ligase, giving the protein MREAIELEVGDRKVRVSSPSKVYFPERGLTKLDVVQYFLAVGDGILGALRERPTTLERWPGGVFEGAKLSTRQDNRGDAFYQKRIPKGAPDYVETATVAFPSGRTADEVCPTELAVVVWAANLGTLTFHPWPVRRPDAEHPDQLRIDLDPQPGTDYADAVVVAHEARALLRELGLDAFPKTSGGRGMHLYVPVRPEWDFVQARRAVIAFGRALARRMPDQVTVDWWKEERGERIFIDFNQMARDRTIASAYSVRPRPRATVSAPLSWDEVDDARPEDFDITTMPARFAAVGDLHAGVTEVAYSLEPLLELAARDEKDHDLGDLPYPPEYPKMPGEPLRVQPSRRATFD
- a CDS encoding dihydrofolate reductase family protein produces the protein MQQLYPPGGAADLDAAYAYPPLSGGVTWLRANMVTSLDGAAQGPDGRSATVSSPPDRVVLALLRRLADVVLAGAGTVRAEHYGPVDRPIAVASRTLDLDPSAPLFAAAEHRTIVLTCASAPPDRLAALREVADVVVAGEASLDVPAAVRALAERGLTRILCEGGPHLLAAIVAAGALDELCYTLTPSMVGGRSHRLLEAPSSLHSDWSLGHLIEDDGTLLMRWVARRS
- a CDS encoding DUF6220 domain-containing protein, translating into MRKVFLGFAVLVLAAVVVQFYLAAVGAFDTAPNDEAFDAHAILGTVILLLAVLATIMAAVAKVGGRLIGMTAGIAGLVLLQSLIRVLADALNDSGDTSSTAGTLVFGLHALNGLAILGLSARVLAEARRPAATQQPPVAA
- a CDS encoding HelD family protein — protein: MTIRSGWTERLRKGNDIDAEKHDAAIRPAAGHDDAVDEEQPYITHLYDRLDELKKRLTARLATLYREHGGTHASVWDREAFVARDVERLERLGSVDRGLCFGRLDFRDGQTSYIGRMGLTDDDYDQLLVDWRAPAAEPFYRATAADPGELVRRRHIQTRLRRVLAVDDEVFDLAAMPSGGQGTLRGEAALLAALTEHRTGRMSDIVATIQAEQDRIIRSPLGGVLVVQGGPGTGKTVAALHRAAYLLYTHRDRLGSSGVLVVGPNRTFLHYIDQVLPSLGETGVVLATVGELVPGVEAGGDDPADVAVVKGDPRMATVVAVAVRDRQRLLPGPVELKVDRVELTLAPSAVRAARTRARRARKPHNVARRVFVRELLHHLADEQARVLGESLDDDDLAEIRADLAAEPAVAAVIDELWPALTPERLLGELFASPSLLASAGADLTAAERALLAREPDLPWTTSDVPLLDEAAELLGELDDPDEAARLARQREEAEIQYARELLDELELEIPVDPSLVAQRYRGAETRRSVAERAGLDRTWAFGHVIVDEAQELSPMAWRMVMRRAPGRSMTVVGDIAQTGAAAGARSWADVLEPHVPGRWRQETLSVNYRTPSEVMDLAARVLHTIDPALEPPASVRSTGEQPRTVPVWSSLDLVESLVTEVSAELAAVGSGRLAVLAPAALLDDVHGGLAAALPVPVSRASTADALDAPVAVLTAGQAKGLEFDTVVVVEPAELLAESVRGATDLYVAVTRPTQRLVLLHAEPLPPMLA